In the genome of Orcinus orca chromosome 13, mOrcOrc1.1, whole genome shotgun sequence, the window CCTGCCCAAACAATTCATCCTTTCCCACCCCAAGCTGGTCTGTACCCATCCCCGTTCTCAAGAGCCCACCCCACAGAGCCACCCTTCACTCTCCTATCCTTAGTGTTTTATAACATCCATTCTCGTCTCTTCTCTTCAGCCATCATCCGCTTCTAGTGCAACAACATCCTACCTGGCTTCCCTAATGGTGGGATGGCTGCTACCCCCAGCTCTTCTGGCACTCATTCTCGACCCCGCACCATCACCAGCAAGGTCCCCCAGAGTCTACAGGATATCGTCACAGAATTACACATGCCTACCGATGCTACACTGGCAACTTCCAACTCTACCCTTTCAACTTAAAGCCCTAAGGTGCACTGACTTACTGGCCCACGGTTGCAGGTCATTGCGACAAGTGGCAGGAACAGGATGAGGGTGCTCAAGCTCCAAGCGGAATACCTGTCTTGAAGGGATTTTCTTCTTCACTAGGATATAGGCAGTGAAGAGTTGGGGGAAATTATTTTGCAAGGAAATAAGCAAATACATTAGGTCAGACCTCTTTTCACAGGGGAATATATTTAAAGAGTTCATCCAAGAGTAGGTAAAAACGaatgttaagggcttccctggtggcgcagtggttgggggtccgcctgccgatgcaggggatgcaggttcgtgccccggtccgggaagatcccacatgccgcggagcggctgggcccgtgagccatggccgctgagcctgcgcgtccggagcctgtgctccgcaacgggagaggccacagcagtgaaaggcccacgtaccgcaaaaaaaaaaaaaaaaaaaaagaatgttaatagTTGTAAAGtgctagaacagtgcttggcacataattaGAGCcatgttaacttaaaaaaaaatagatcacaTCTCTTAAGTATCTCAGGAGGAAGGGAGACCAGGAAACTTTATTAACTTTATGTGGTTAACGATAATCCCATGGAGCACAGGAGGGTGTTTCTTAATGAATGTGGGACAGTCTCACACATGGGTGTTTTCTTTAAaggtctgttttcatttcttgctgAGTCTCTTTTTACTTCCCAGTGTCATAAGATCTCCTTTCTGGTTGTAGGAGAAAGAAGTTTATTCAACTTAGAGCTGTGTTACAATTAGCAGAGCCAAAGAAAGGGTCAGGGCAGGGACACCTCCCACCACTTAGCAGCTGAGTGGCATGTGTGTGCCTCTTGGCAGCAAACGCCGCTTCCGCTGAGGACAAGCCTCCCTGAGTTCTGTGGGAATCTGTGTGTGACAGATTCCTAGTACTTGGGAAAATAATCTCTGATTTGTTCGAATAGCATAAAAGGGGTAACTGAAGTCCTAGAAAGGAGTAGCAGCGTTCTAGAAATGATGCTCTCCTTTCCAACCAACCAGGTCCTCCAGGTACCTGAGGGAGAACTCGTCAGGGTCAGGGGTTTGAAAAGCCTGGGAAGGACTAACATTAGGGGGATTGGAGACAGCTCAGCGACCCAGACGAGCAGACGATGTTATACCTAGTCCCACCCTTCTTCAAACAGTGCCTGCGGTTATAAGCTCCTATTTCTGTTGGAATCTACATCCAAACCTCTTGGTCTGGCTCATCAGACTCTCAACCCTAACAATATGCCTGACAATATGGAGCAGAAAGGTCCTGCTGGGTCTAGGTGTACGTCCTCACTGTGCTGCAGACACAGAACTACCACTCCTATGTTCAAGCTGGACGGCAAGATTCTGCGCCCTCCTCCCAGCCACCTGGCACAGCTCGCCCCTTCCTCAGGAACCAGCCCAAACCCCAACCCCGGGATCCTTGTGACACCAGGAGACCCGTGCTGGTCTCTTCTGAGAACCAGCTCCCCACACACACCTGAGACTTGTTCTCTGGTGGTTCAGATTTGTGTGGCTTGTCTCTCCCACTGATTCTGAATGCCCTTAAAGCCTGAAataacttcttcctttttaacaGAAAGGTGAGTTTGAAGTCAAGCGGTCCTGATATGTGAATCCTAGCGATGTGACTTTGGTTAAGCCACCTGGTAATCTTCTGAGTGTGTCGCGTCTGTAAAACGGTTGGACGTTTGGCATAGGATTAAATATATGTGGAAAGTTCCTGCTCGTGCTAAGTTTTCAAAAAACGAGTTCCATCTCCTTTTCCCATCCCTGCAACTTGCTAATAGCTCTTTGCACAAAGCAGGTTCTTCCTGAATGATGTTGGAGCAGTTTGGACCATCGTGTGCCAATTCAATCTGTAGAAGTCGCTGGATGTCTCACCACCTAAGAGGCCTCAAGTTGAGGATGAGAATTACCTTGTTCATCCTTATACTCCCCCTGCACATGGTGCTTTGTACCCAGAGGGTGTAAGTTAGCCTGCTGGATCCAGAAATGTAACGCTGCTCAAGTTCATGAAATGGAAGAGCTCACACACTTTGAAGGATCCACAGAAGCGCTAGCGTGCAGATACCTGAGCTACTccacctcagcccccagcccagggttCCCAAGCGGAAGTGCTCCTCAGCCCCCCTTACCCTAGTCCAGGCTGAGAAGTCCAGTGAGGCGGGCTCCCAGGGATAGTAGGTAGGAGGGGCTCCTCCCAGTACCGGCAGCCGGAGAACTCCGAGCGAGGTTTTGAGGATGCAGTGGCCACCTCAGCCACTGAGGAGAGGATTAACCAGAGGAGAGAAAAGGCCTACGGGATAATGAACACCGCTAGCAGGACGCAGATGCTCAGCCCTCCCTTCACCACGACTCATGCACCTGAATTGAGGAAGGAGGGCTGGACACCTATCAGTGTAGTGCGGGCCATGGAGAGCACCAGTAGAATGGCATGTTCCCGCCCAGAACCCCAAAGAGCCACCACTCTGAAAATGGGGGACTGGCTGCTCCCCTGGCCAGAACATGAGCCTGCCCGGCAAGGCTGCTCTCGTATTTGGGAAACTATTCTCGTTTTCTAGAAGAAAGCTCTGCCTATTACACTTAACATCCTCTGCTGAAGCCAGGATACATGCAAGGAAGCAAGAACCAGAGGCAGCTCAGCTGTTTTACTAAGTCAGTGGAAAAGTAACAGTACAGATTTCAGGCGCAATAAGGGAGACGGGGCCGACTGGGCCCCGGCAtcagaggccccgcccccacgCTAGACAGCTCCAGTCCAGTCCCGCGTCTGAAGCGTGGTCCACATGTGTGTGCGTATGAGCACATGACCTATCTGGATGCCCGAGAGCATCTACTAAGTGTGCTGCCTCCGTGGAGGGCACCGGATTCCATGCCCAGCAGCTGGGCCTGAGAAGAGGCTGAGGGGTCGGGCCCTAGAAGCGGCCGAGCACAGTGGCTAACAGAGCCATGCGGATGTACATGCCATTCTCCGCCTGCCGGAAGTAGGCTGCTCGGGGGTCCGAGTCCACCTCCACACTGCAAGAGAAGGAAGGGTTACCATGTGCCCACGACAGCCTGAACGGACTGAGTGCACTCCCAGAGCCAGACCCCGCCCCCAAGCGTATCCTCAATTTTCACGCCACGTCACCTTATCTCATTGACTCGGGGCATGGGGTGCATCACCACCATCTTCTTCTTGGCCCGCGTCATGATGTGGGGAGTGAGGATGAACTGGCCGAAGCACTGCGAGGCAGAGAGGGGCCCCGTGAGCACGGCCGGGCAGGGGCGGCTACGAGCCCACGAGCCTGGGTTCCACCCCCCGTCCTCGCACTCAGTTGTCGCAAGCGAGGGACCCAGCTTTCCCGGCTGCCAGTCTGGATGCCCAGCAGCTCCAGCCCTGGCTTCTCCTCAGCCCTTGTGCTCACAGCTTCATACTCCTGGCTAGACCCGAAGCGCTCCTTCTGGATGCGAGTCATGTAGAGCACGTCGGTGTCGGGCAGCGCCTCCTCGATGCTCTCAAATTCCTCCTGGAGGGTGAGGCCCAGCCAGGGTGAGTGTGGTGCCGGCACTGACCGCCCAGCCCAGGTCCCCCACGGGCTCCCAGGGCCTGACCTGCTTGGTGCCGCGGGATGCCACGAAAGCCCGCACGTCGGGGGGCATGCGCAGGCTGGGAGGCGCCACGTAGCGCAGGCTGACGCGATACTGGGTGAGCAGGCAGGCCAGTGAATGCACCGTGCGTCCGTGCTTCAGGTCCCCAACCATTGTGATCTGGGGAGGAAGCCGGTCACCAAGAGGGCCCCCAGACTGAGCACACCCGCACCCCCATTTTAAAGCTCTCGGCCTCAGAACCAGAACGTAGACCTCAGAATGCGCGCAACACGCGCTGAAATGCAGAAACCACCTCCCCACTGTCCCCCTCTCCAGACCATCACCAGGCAGGCCTCCAACCCCTGCCACCACCCTCACCGTCATGCCGTTGACTGTCCCAAGCTCCTCCCGGATGGTGAAGATGTCCAGCAAGGCCTGGGTGGGATGCTCTCCGACCCCATCCCCGGCATTGATCACTGGCCTCCGGCAGTGCTTGGCTGCCAGCTGTGAACACGGGGACGAGGAAGGAGAATCCTGTCTTCTGCGTCTCAGGGACCCCTACTCCCTGCCGCAGTCCCACTCCTCCTGGGGTCCCCGCACCCATCTGGCCCAACTGAGACCTGCAGTCACAGGAAGTGTGGGCAGGAGGGCCCTCGTGTCCCTGGGTCCAGCCAAATCAATCCTGCCCCGGCACACAGGCCGGCCTCACCTCCACCGCTCCGGGCTGGGGGTGCCGCAGCACCACGACGTCGGCGTAGCAGCTCATGGTCTGCACCGAGTCAGCCAGGGATTCACCCTTCTGGACGGAGGACGTGGCTTCTGAGAAGCTGAGCACGGCGCCCCCCAGCCGGGCCATGGCCGCTGCAAAGGAGCTGCTGGTCCGCGTGCTCACCTCGTAGAACATGGAGGCCATCACCTTCCCCTGGGGGAGGCGGGAGtcatgtgtgcacacacgtgttcACCTTGGGGAGCGCGTGGGCTGATGCCTGCCTCCCCAACTTACGCAAGAGGGGTGCTAGAACCCTGTCCCCCAAACCTTCCCATGACCTGTTGTAGCCTTGACATTTCCACCATAGTGTCACTCTGAGCTAAAGGTCTGCCTCCAAAAAGCCATTGTTAAGAGTCTGAACGAGACATTCATTCTCTGGGAGAGAAGGAAATACCCTAGACTTCACTCCCACGAATACACCAGCACCAATCAAGTGACCAGATCAGTGGGCCTGTGTGCTGGTGCTCAGGGCCCCGCAAGTCAGCTGAATACCGATCAGAGGAGGGCAAGCGTGGGGGCGGCCTAGAGGAGCAGGACCTCCCAGAGTAGGGCTTACCTATGGAGGGTGTGGACTCACACGAGGGGACCTATGGCAGGGGAGGGAGACCCCTCTGACCAccgcacagccctgctgacacggGCCTGGATCCCCAGCCCACAGCCCTGACCCTGACCTTGAGGATGTCGAGGCTCCGCTCCTTCTGCACCATCATGCGCAGCGTGTGTGCCACGTTGAACAGGTGAGACATCTAAGAAAGATCCCAAGTCAGCTGGAAAGGCGGTGGCCCCCAGGGGCCCTAGCCCCGACTCTCCAGGTCCTCAAAGCTCTGGgtgttcccctcctccctcccccaggcaccTGATCCTTGGTGAACTGCTGGACAGACAGGATATGTTGGCCCACCAATGAGTGCAGCAGGGGTGAGGTCTGGGGGTGCAGCAGGCCAGGGGTCCCCAGGTTCTGGGGCGACGCCTGTCTAGGTATTGGTGGTGGAGGGTAGCAGGTGCCGTCAAGGGTTCCCATCAGCTCTGCAGAGTGAGGGACGGGGCGGAAGAGGCTGGTCAGAGGGTTTCTCCTACCCAGGCCAGATCAGAGAGGTCCCCAAGGTGAGCGCGTGTTCCGGGGCGTCTCTCACCTGGCTCAGCTGCCTTCCGGGAGGTCTTCTCCTTTGGCTCCTCAGCTACAAAGAGGGCAACAGGACAGATGTAAGCCTGTGGCTGAGGTGTGTGAAGAGCCCCCGCTTCCCCAGGACTCCGGACCACAGTGTCTGTGTTAAACCAACTCACACCACAGTAGCTACAGCAGGTTAGGTGAGGGCAGGAAGGACCGGCAGCTCTGGGCACAGACACGTGATTTCCCACAGGGGCTGTTGTGTGTGATCAGTGGTGCCCTCCCGGAACCCTCCCAGTTGGCAAAAGGCTCCTAGGCAGGGAGAACGGCCAGGCTCACACCAACCAACAACCTGGATTTACCCCACGCTCTGCTGCCCCATGGGATCCCAGCTCCCAGGCGGAGGAACACAGCTGCCCACAACAAAAAAGGGCCTGTGAGAAGAAGCTGTGGGATGCCTCCCTCAAGCTGGGCGGGCTGATTTAGGCAAAGGCGGGCACAGCAGGTCAGATGAGGGCAGCAGGAAGGACAAGGTAAGTGGACAGAGGTGAGGTGCTGGGGGGCGCTGGGACAGTTCCTAGGCCACAAAGCCCCCAACCTCAGCCCACCTGGGACACTGCGGGGGCGAGGAGCCCATCTGGACACGTCTCTAAGTCCAGGTGGCCCCACCCTCCACGTCATAGGACCTTCCTCTTACCTGGCAAACCTGGGTCAGAGGCTCGGTGGATTCGGGGTGGCAGGTGGAAGCGGCCATCGGGAAGCACTGGGATGCCCCGGCGGGGCCTCTCTGGGGTCTGGAGAGACAACACTGGGTACTGACCTGACCCTCCTCAAATTCAATCCCTCAAGAAAAGCCAAACTGCTCCCTGTCCGCTAGGATTCTACCTCCATCATGTCCCCTCAGCCCCGCCTCCCACTGGGCTGCCCTCAACAGGCGCGGGCCCACTGGCCTCTCCAAGACGTCTCTCTGCTTGGGTTAATAATGGGGTGTGTTTCCTGTGGGAAGACTCCTAAACTGAGAGTTAATTCTATGTTTTGCAGTAGAGGGGGTAGGTGGTGAGGATATTAAGTGTTAAGTGACGAACGTTCCACTGCCCCGAACCACCAATGCTGCCAGCCCGACGCCTGACTGTacccccaaccccgccccccagcccgaAGCAGCGCGCATACCGTGTTTAGCTCACTGGCGGCGGGGACCGAGGGCGTGAGCTGGGGAACAGCCCCCTGTGGCCACTTGCGTACATCCTGTCCGTAGCCCGGCGGCACCAGCACCTGCGGACAGAAGGCAGGGGCGGGCAAGTGAGCCAGACTGGGGTCCTAAAGGGGTGGAAGCCAGcgagaagaaaaaaatgccctGGGGACCTGCACCCACCTGCACCCAGGGCAGTTGGACGGGTAGTGGGACCACAGAGAtgtgctggggtgggaggagaataTAGCACGAGCGGGTCACGACCGGCCTGAGCATGGGCCACACACATACCTGCCCGTCAATATAGGCAACCTCTCCTCGCAGGACCACACGGCGGATGGTGCCCTTCACCTTCTGCCCTTCAAAGGGTGTCCAGTGGGCCTTGGAGAAGGGCATGTGGTTGGGGACCGTCCATTCATGCTCCAGATCCACCTGTCAGAGTCATGGGTTACGCCAGGCACGGGCTGCGGCGTGGAACggctcccagggctggggagcccccgccccccggccttCAACCCCACACCTCCACATAGGTGTCCTCCTGGGGCGGCAGGTGGAAGATGCGCCGGGGGTTGTGGTGCAGTCGCTGCAGCAGGTCATCCAGGCTGAGCCGGCCCTCGCTCACTGCCGTCAGCAGTAGGGGCAGCATGGTCTCCAACCCCGGGAAGCCGGGGGGTGGCTGGGGCCCACACTTCTCGTCCACGGCGTGGGGGGCTGGGAGAAGAGAGCATGACCCTCGGAACCGATCGCCTCCACACACGAGAGGTCACGCACGCCACCAAGATGGTGCCTCACTACCAACCCCGATGCTAATTTTTTCTGGGAATCAGAAGGTAGGGAAACTGGGACTGCTGTCATCTTTGGGGGCCCACCCCTTTCACCCACATTCTCTCATTTACAGTTTACTCATTCGttctttcagtaaatatttatcaagcacctatgACAGACCAGGAACTGTATTAGAGGCTGGGATCCTACCCAGATCAAGGCCCAATCTTCATGGAACCCAAGGTCCTTGCCCGTGAGGATGGGGCACGAGCCCGCCCGGGCAGAGGGGGTTCGGCCTGGGCCCTCTCACCATGGTCGGAGGCAAAGCAGTCGATGACGGCCATGTTCTCCCATAGGGCTTCCACATCCTGCCGGGAGCCAAGCTCAGGCCGAACCTCCCCCTTCCCGGGCCCCAGACGCTCCAGGTCATCGCGGCTCAGGAACAGATGGTGGGGCGCCACCTCACAGGTCACCGGCAGCCCCCGTGCCTTTGCGGCTTTAATCAGCAGGATCTGGGGGAGAGCAGGGAGACCTCGAGGAGGCCTCCCTCCAGGCCCCACCCTGCAAAGTCCCCGCAGCCCACCTCCCCTCTCGGAAAGTCATGGGGCAGATGTGCTGGGTACGGGCTCCAGGCTCCCCTGCTCGTGccctgcccctctcctgcccccaagGACTACCCTGATCACCTGGAGTTACTGGGAAAGCAACAGGGGCACCTCTGCTGGGCTCTCACCTCTTCCTTCCGTGCCACGTGACAGATGTGTACCGAGCGCTGGGTCAGCTGGGCCACCATGAGGACGGCGGCCACACTCTGACGCTCTGCGTGGGCCACAATGGGGAGGTGGGACGGCCACGTCTCGAAGTGCTGGGGGCAGGAAGAACATTCCGGGACcgtgcagagcccaagccctcACAGAGCTCCTGACTCACTGCTGCCAGCCCACTGTGTGGGGCCCTCAAGCCAGGAGGTACTGGTTGGCTGCCTCCTCTCACCTGCCCACCCCTACCTCCATCCACTGGGCCACACTGTCCAGCCGCAGCTCGGAGAAGGTCTCGTTGAGGTAGAGCTTCAGCCCTGCAGCAGACCCAGCCACAGCACCCAGGGTCCCTGCGTTTTCCGACGAAGCTCCGAGGAATAAGGCATAGTCACAGCGGGCGCCGGCCTCTGCCAGCTGGAGAGGGTACAGTTGAGATTAGGCCCCTCAGCACCGGTGCCAGCGTGGCACCCATGCATGGCCTGGGcccctggggaggggcagagggagcagggttcagggaggtgggggaggctgGTGGGGGCATGGAGGTCACCAGGAAGCAGGAGAACAAGGACTCACCTTCTGTGCCAGGGCCAGAGCAGGGGCATCGATGATGGGGGGCCGGGTATTAGGCATGGCGCACACCATGGTGATGCCCCCGGCCAGGGCAGCCGCTGTGCCTGAAGCGAAGTCCTCCTTGTGTGTCCCCCCTGGTTCCCGCAGGTGCACGTGGACATCAATCAATCCTGGGAGAACACGGAGGCAGCAGATTAGAGGAAGATTCCGAGACACGCAGGGCATCAAGGAGGTGAACTGGGGTGGCAGGAAAATAAGCAGCGACCGATACAAGTGAGAGGTGGTGAGGTTTGTCAAGGGCATCGTGGATGGAGGAGTAAAAGAGCTTAGGGTGAGGCAGATTCTGGGCCCTCCCCACTCTGTACACTCCAGGGCAGAGTGGGCCCCACGGCCATCCTGTGCTGCACCCAGGGTCCATGCAAGCTTCTACCAGTGTCCAGAAGCCAGGTTCTCTCAAGAGATGCACTTACCAGGTAGCCGCACGAGCTTCTGGGAGGTCATGCAGTCAACATGCACCTTCAAAGGAGGGGCTGGCCCAATCTGTCCTAGGGCCTGCAAAGTGGGAACCACGGTCAGCTTTGACTTAAGGGCAGCCTGGGAGGTGCAGAGAGGGATTGGGTTTTCCCATAAACCAGGCTTCGGCCTCTCTATACCCACCTTCTCTCTCTGCAGCCACAAAACTTGATCACTAGCATAGCTGTTTCGTACTGAGATTTCCCAGCCCCAGGGCACGCTcacttctccctcttcccccactgACGCTGGCTGCCCCCTTCCCGGCACCCAGGTGTCAGTTACCTCCACAAACAGTTTGGTGCACTTGATATCGATGATGAGGGGCACGGAGAAGTCAGCGGCCAGGCGCCGGGTGCGGTAGCCCTTGGTGACAAAGGAAGAGAGACGCCGGCCCCCGGCCCCGCGCATGGACAGGTTAATCACTAGCTCAAAGTTCTTCTCAGCGAGCTGCTCCAGGATACTTCGCTGTGGTGGACACTCTCCATCCACTGCTTCTTCAAAGTGCCAGTCCACAGCCGTTACCTGTGGCCCAGAGACAAGGTCGGGGCCAACCCGAGCCTGGCAGGGGCCAGGAAGGCCAACCAGAAGGGAGGAGAGGTGGCCCGGGAGCCCATGAGGAGGATGGGGACCAGGCTACCTCTCTTAGCTACAGGCAAAGCATTTTTCTTGACAAGAAAGGCATCTACACTATGGTTACCAAGGACTCTGCGGTATGAGCCCACACTTCACGCAGAAAGATAAAATTCTGGAAGGAAACatgccaaaatgttaacaatggtgGGGAGGTCATgagggaattctttttttctctttgcttctctgtATGTTCTACTGCTCTACGtggaatatataatttatacaatGACAAGAAAAGCAGGTGAACAGGGAGAGAATTCCTGGGTGCTCTCACACCCTTGGAGAGTGGGCAGCGTGGGGTAGGGCAGGAGCATCCCATACCTTGACACCGTGCTCTGTATAGAAGTCAGCAGTGCCCAGGCTGGCGTAGAGGCTGTAGCCTAGGCTCTCCAGCAGTCGCACAGTTGGGAGCAGCTCACTTTTGTTCTGAACCAAGAAGGAGGATGAGGCTGTGTTTCTCCCGTCTTCCACTTCAAGGTCAGCCCTGGCCCAGGGAGCCAAGGCCATCTGTCCCCCCATCTTCAGGCACCCCCCGGATTCTGTACCTTATAGCTGCCAATGGTCAGCAAGATGTTCTTCTTGGGGATCTTAAAGCCAGTGCTTAGCATGGCCTTGAGGTAGGCCTCACAGCGGCTCTCCCCGAAGCCAGCCACTTCCCCGGTACTGGTCATCTCCACACCCAGCACCACATCAGCACCCGCCAGGCGGGAGAAGGAGAACTGGGGCACCTGAgagagcaggaggtgagtgagGCCCAGGCGTGATAGGCCCATATCCTGCACCAGTGGGGGGGCCTCAATCCCCTCTCTCGGCCTCCTCCAGACAGCGGGGTGAGCCTTCCCTGTGCGGCTCCACGTGAACCCACCAATCATCAGCTGCTTCCCAAACATGCTCGGGCTCCCCTCGGTCTCCACGAGGCTACTCCCTGGCCTCGGAACACCTCCTCAACAAGCTTGGCCAATCTCAAATCTCACATCCTGACCGTCCTCCAAGGCTCATTCCAAATACCACTTCTTTTCTTGAGCCTTCTTGAGGGTCACCACCCTCTCTGGAAGTCGCACCTCCTTtagcattttgtttttatctctatTATGCAGGTTTATCACACACTGTTCTAGAAACAAGCTGTTTTTGGACCCGACTTCTCTTGCCTCCCATCACTAGAGTGGAAGCTCCTAAGAGACAAAGACCATCTTATTGCCCTGACGGCCCAGGAAGGCCTTGCCCACAGGAGGTGCTTGGTTTATATGCCGACTGACATATAGCTTGTGCAGGAGATGAACTCCCTCCACTATTTGCCTCCCCGCTGACTGATAACCTCGGGCTTCAATCCTCCTTACCTTTACCCCCACGACTCCAGAGCCAGTCATGAGCCCCACAGGCTCCACTTCTTCCCCCATGATGACCCGCGTGGCCAAGGCTACTAGGTCCACACCCAGGGTCTTGGAGACGAAGGGGAAGGAGCGGGAGACACGCACGTTGCACTCGATGACTTTCAGCTGGTCGTCCTGGGCAGAGAGGGACTGGTCGGGCCTTCCACAGGTGGGCTTGTGACACCATCCCAGGGACCTTGGCTCTTCCCCCCACTCATCGTTCTGTGGGTCATCAACCCGGGACAGGGGGCAGGGTGACTATTAGAAACCCTGACAATACTGTGGGCTCGAGCTGTGACCCTGCCCCTCAGGCTTTCCTCCTCCGATGAGGGCTCCCTGGCGCCAGGGCCGGCACAGAACAAGGAGGCGCCACAGACCTCTGGTCCCTGCCTTTTGCCCCCTCTTACTACCTTGGCAATGAGCTGCAGATTGAAGGGTCCTGTGACCTGCAGCTCCTGGCCCACGGCGTGCACGATGGCTTTGATCCGCTCCAGGGTTTTGGCAGTGATGTCCTGCGGCGGGGTCACCAGTGTGGCATCACCTGAATGCACACCTGCGTTCTCCACGTGCTCGGAGATGGCGATGGCTGCCACCACACCATCACAGGCCACAGCGTCCACATCAATCTCctagtggggggtggggggtgggcggcGTGCAGGGCAATGTGATGTAGAGCAAGGGCCATCTTCTTCTCCCGCTCGCCCCTGCAGGAAGCTTCCCTTCCTTTAAGAGCCCTGGCACAACC includes:
- the CAD gene encoding CAD protein isoform X2, whose translation is MLVPAWGRGHCGTLGPRIRQSGYGNRGHNQPCLLVGSGRCFLTSQNHGFAVETDSLPAGWLPLFTNANDHSNEGIVHESLPFFSVQFHPEHHAGPSDMELLFDVFLDTVKEATTRNPGGQTVRERLAERLCLRGIPTPGSGLPPPRKVLILGSGGLSIGQAGEFDYSGSQAIKALKEENIQTLLINPNIATVQTSQGLADKVYFLPITPHYVTQVIRNERPDGVLLTFGGQTALNCGVELTKAGVLARYGVRVLGTPVETIELTEDRRAFASRMAEIGEHVAPSEAANSLEQAQAAAERLGYPVLVRAAFALGGLGSGFASNKEELSALVAPAFAHTSQVLVDKSLKGWKEIEYEVVRDTYGNCVTVCNMENLDPLGIHTGESIVVAPSQTLNDREYQLLRQTAIKVTQHLGIVGECNVQYALNPESEQYYIIEVNARLSRSSALASKATGYPLAYVAAKLALGIPLPELRNSVTGGTAAFEPSLDYCVVKIPRWDLSKFLRVSTKIGSCMKSVGEVMGIGRSFEEAFQKALRMVDENCVGFDHTVKPVSDMELETPTDKRIFVVAAALWAGYSVDRLYGLTRIDRWFLHRMKRIVAHTQLLEQHRGQSLPLPLLQQAKRLGFSDKQIALAVLSTELAVRKLRQELGICPAVKQIDTVAAEWPAQTNYLYLTYWGTTHDLSFRMPHVLVLGSGVYRIGSSVEFDWCAVGCIQQLRKMGYKTIMVNYNPETVSTDYDMCDRLYFDEISFEVVMDIYELENPEGVILSMGGQLPNNMAMALHRQQCRVLGTSPEAIDSAENRFKFSRLLDTIGISQPQWRELSDLESARQFCQTVGYPCVVRPSYVLSGAAMNVAYTDGDLERFLSSAAAVSKEHPVVISKFIQEAKEIDVDAVACDGVVAAIAISEHVENAGVHSGDATLVTPPQDITAKTLERIKAIVHAVGQELQVTGPFNLQLIAKDDQLKVIECNVRVSRSFPFVSKTLGVDLVALATRVIMGEEVEPVGLMTGSGVVGVKVPQFSFSRLAGADVVLGVEMTSTGEVAGFGESRCEAYLKAMLSTGFKIPKKNILLTIGSYKNKSELLPTVRLLESLGYSLYASLGTADFYTEHGVKVTAVDWHFEEAVDGECPPQRSILEQLAEKNFELVINLSMRGAGGRRLSSFVTKGYRTRRLAADFSVPLIIDIKCTKLFVEALGQIGPAPPLKVHVDCMTSQKLVRLPGLIDVHVHLREPGGTHKEDFASGTAAALAGGITMVCAMPNTRPPIIDAPALALAQKLAEAGARCDYALFLGASSENAGTLGAVAGSAAGLKLYLNETFSELRLDSVAQWMEHFETWPSHLPIVAHAERQSVAAVLMVAQLTQRSVHICHVARKEEILLIKAAKARGLPVTCEVAPHHLFLSRDDLERLGPGKGEVRPELGSRQDVEALWENMAVIDCFASDHAPHAVDEKCGPQPPPGFPGLETMLPLLLTAVSEGRLSLDDLLQRLHHNPRRIFHLPPQEDTYVEVDLEHEWTVPNHMPFSKAHWTPFEGQKVKGTIRRVVLRGEVAYIDGQVLVPPGYGQDVRKWPQGAVPQLTPSVPAASELNTTPERPRRGIPVLPDGRFHLPPRIHRASDPGLPAEEPKEKTSRKAAEPELMGTLDGTCYPPPPIPRQASPQNLGTPGLLHPQTSPLLHSLVGQHILSVQQFTKDQMSHLFNVAHTLRMMVQKERSLDILKGKVMASMFYEVSTRTSSSFAAAMARLGGAVLSFSEATSSVQKGESLADSVQTMSCYADVVVLRHPQPGAVELAAKHCRRPVINAGDGVGEHPTQALLDIFTIREELGTVNGMTITMVGDLKHGRTVHSLACLLTQYRVSLRYVAPPSLRMPPDVRAFVASRGTKQEEFESIEEALPDTDVLYMTRIQKERFGSSQEYEACFGQFILTPHIMTRAKKKMVVMHPMPRVNEISVEVDSDPRAAYFRQAENGMYIRMALLATVLGRF